In a genomic window of Deltaproteobacteria bacterium:
- a CDS encoding YceI family protein, whose translation MLVKMCVSLGLIAILMMSSASRSWSADTYVVDNAHAYVGFSVSHLVINRVRGTFNEFSGTIIYDAADITKSSMSGTISVASIDTAQQRRDRHLRSGDFFDAANHPHITFETTRIEADSNLPVLHGRLTMRGVSREVAIPFRITGIVKSAGKTRLGFEARLELNRQDYGVSYSRLMDNGGLVVGNQVSIELNGVAIKKTDS comes from the coding sequence ATGCTGGTCAAAATGTGTGTTTCACTCGGTCTGATTGCCATCTTGATGATGAGTTCTGCAAGTCGTTCCTGGAGTGCCGACACCTACGTGGTGGATAACGCTCACGCCTACGTCGGCTTCAGCGTCAGCCACCTGGTGATCAACCGGGTCAGGGGCACGTTCAACGAATTCAGCGGCACGATCATCTACGACGCCGCTGACATCACCAAATCCTCGATGAGCGGCACGATCAGCGTTGCCAGCATCGATACGGCACAGCAGAGGCGCGACCGGCACTTGCGCTCCGGAGACTTTTTCGATGCGGCGAATCACCCACACATCACCTTCGAGACCACCCGCATCGAAGCGGACAGCAACTTGCCGGTGTTGCACGGCCGCCTGACCATGCGCGGCGTTTCCAGGGAGGTGGCCATTCCCTTTCGAATAACAGGCATCGTCAAGTCGGCGGGCAAGACCCGCCTCGGCTTTGAAGCGCGGCTCGAGCTGAACCGCCAGGACTACGGTGTCTCCTACTCCAGGCTGATGGACAACGGCGGCCTGGTCGTCGGTAACCAGGTGTCCATCGAGCTGAACGGCGTGGCGATCAAGAAAACTGACAGCTAG